The Rhododendron vialii isolate Sample 1 chromosome 1a, ASM3025357v1 region aaattaaaaaaaaaagatatcaaaACAGATGACTATGCTTTTGATGTGTCGAAATCTTCTAAGAAGATTCGGGAGTGGATGGCGCGTCTCGGCGTTAACATTCAAACTATGCTTCACACAGTTAGTTATTGAAAGGAGCCGCTTTGAgataggcctgtcaatggatcgGATTCGATCCGAATCCAACAAATCCGAATCCaataagactcgaatccgatagtAGTAATCCGAATTTGAAAAATCGGATCCAATCCAaaaatccgaaaacttttttacttcaaaaattttagcaaaaaatatatttttttcaaaaaaatataaaaatacaacttcttaaacattttttttttcaaaataaaaaatttaccattttttttaaaaaatttaaaaaaaaataaaattcagatCGGATTTAATCCAAGCCAAGCTCATCATCTTCTCTCAGTTTTTGGAATATAAGTTCCCAGCAATCATCTGGGAAGTAACCATTCATTATTGATGAGTTTGAGAAAGGAATAAAGAGAttaaatttcttcttctttcctcaGTTCCCAGCAATCATCTGAAAAgtagtttctttgtttttaaaacaaagaaagtagATGTTTCAGAAAATTAACAGAGAAAGAAAACGTACAAAGTCCTAAATCAGCGCATACATATGTTGATAGATAGAGAAATTCTTGGTTGCAAATCGGGTACCCGACACGCACATCCGGGACGTCCAAAAAAACAACCGACAGTCTGGATTGAAAGTACCGAACggatttttaaataaaaaagaaaaagtgtgtTAATTTCAATCCGGACCGTCGGTTGCTTTGTTGGACGACCCGAATATGCACGTCGGATACCATGCCAGCCGtaccctatttgcacccaaGAATTTCTCTGGTTAATAAGGATTTCCAAGGTTGCCTGTAATTAGGAAATTCGATGTTTCCCAAAcatgaaaatttttcagtgtcgagcgggtaccacgtggtgcccgctcacGCATCCATGCCATCCATTCCATGTTTGAATGGCTtagatttgaagagagaaaatgttgggatgagaggagagagagggtttcaatccgagccattcaaaagtgtttcaatccgagccatccaaaagtgtatcggacggctcggatgcaccAAACGGATACCACGTAAGATATACCCACTCGGCCCCAAAAAATCTCTCCAAACATAGAGAGATTCCAAAGAAATAGAAGAATAAAACATAGCAAGTCATACGAAACCGTTTGGTTCATTCGGttcatttcctatttttttCCCGATCCTTTTTTAAACAGGATTTGAATCCTGATATACCCACTACAAATACACCTGTGCggaacaaaaaacaagaaatttaatctattctttcttttctcaaacTCATCAATAATGCAGAAACAAAGATCTGGACCATCTGGTTACTACTTCCCAGATGATTGCTGGGAACTTATATTCCAAAAACTTAGAGAAGACGATGAGCGTGAATTGGCGGTTCCTTTCGATATCCAATCGGGTGAAGCTCGGCTTGAACGTACACGACAAGACTCTCCCTCTGCTCCCCAATCTTGTTCGAAGATTTGGACACATCGAAACAATAGTCATCGACATTATTTACAACAAGGTACAGGACATAGATGGACTCGTTGATCAGATTTCACGGTCTGGCGTATTGAATCTCCAAGCCATGAAGTTTCCCGGGTGGTCTACAAAAACTCCGCGAGATGGTTTTAAGGCACTGGCGTTGAATAAGAATACAAAGAACAATCTGAAGGTATTGGATTGCTCTGGACTGATCTTCATGCAAGACAACGATTTGGTTTTGTTAGCAGATTGTTTCCCACGGCTAGAGGAACTCAGGATTCGTGCGGATAAGGACAGTCATTTTAAAGGCAATGATGAGGTTCCGGGACATATAACAGATGATGGTGTTGATGCACTGGCATCAAAGCTTAAGGAATTGAAGGAGATTGTTTTTGAAGGTGATGCTTGTTTCATTACTGATCAATCACTTATTTCTCTATCCACAAATTGTCTGAAACTGAGGAGCATTAGTCTTTCATTATGCAGTTTCCATCAACATCGCGTGACTGGAAACGGCATTAGTTTTGTGATGCAGCATAGTCCCAATTTGACCTCTCTCTCGCTAGTAATGTGGTCATTACAACTTTCTGCATTCTCTTTTTCAATGGACGACGCGTTCGCCAATGCCAAAAATCTGCATTCTCTCACCATGAGTCGCGATCTCATTTCGGACAAACATTTTTGTTTAGTCGCAAAAGCACgtcctccattaaagaagctCA contains the following coding sequences:
- the LOC131326454 gene encoding uncharacterized protein LOC131326454 yields the protein MPAVPYLHPRISLVNKDFQGCLNKDLDHLVTTSQMIAGNLYSKNLEKTMSVNWRFLSISNRVKLGLNVHDKTLPLLPNLVRRFGHIETIVIDIIYNKVQDIDGLVDQISRSGVLNLQAMKFPGWSTKTPRDGFKALALNKNTKNNLKVLDCSGLIFMQDNDLVLLADCFPRLEELRIRADKDSHFKGNDEVPGHITDDGVDALASKLKELKEIVFEGDACFITDQSLISLSTNCLKLRSISLSLCSFHQHRVTGNGISFVMQHSPNLTSLSLVMWSLQLSAFSFSMDDAFANAKNLHSLTMSRDLISDKHFCLVAKARPPLKKLRLGCSMGQNSEIHGGLKMLLQACQLTL